One genomic region from Acidobacteriota bacterium encodes:
- a CDS encoding carboxypeptidase regulatory-like domain-containing protein: MRVAVWCVLFGVVLCLLLAVDVGVIPFRVQGSGFRIQGNPGYSTSGLAGEARRLLQTGVPAAGSIQVNESLIRLMPFDTHGELKFSVTNSTGRPVRVTIECELLDPEDAATRRATIQTILDPGAQSIPVNLSLGKLFNGKPESLYLHRVRYRVTPEPKTVNAVSGVVAVSEITPDCFQLRVATPERLTSPGAYKVLVMAFHPITGKPVSDVQLVATIKITNQAQPATFSVPGTTDISGTAQLDFTFPQIHPDESATIEVTGTKQTFSESARSELKVDRVARIWLHTDKVMYQPGQTLHMRALVAEETGPPVSEITVEFEIKDPESTTIFHKEVTASRFGVAVADWTIPENQRLGDFEINAQLQSSGPRGSAIKLVKVSRYEIPTFRVQAETDRTFYLPGQVAVVDIKADYLFGQPVKNALVRVVREIEREWNFREQKYDVQEGETFTSRTDAQGHSQTTLDLSGTWEYLKAEKGDPDFGDISYSVYATDPITGRTEHCQFDVRVSKEPIHVYVFDRRDFQSRGGPYELYITTSTPDGLPTECEVEVYQQQLEPDAGEAGTTSVKSELVGTLSTSRYGVLKVSIPSSTYENIEVTFEIVARDRSGNTVKTTHTIWLYEPETGIQVRPEKTLYCPGETIKADLVASQKSSGWGLAVVAQKSKVVASKNIWFEQGKATIEFSYQPDFAGLLSLFALFPSGKLNQEEVIGQTALFFPTKHTLALTVKPGELVCKPGAKNTLDLKVSTKDGKPVESTLGVAIYDKAIEGRIPTGWRYGTWNGAFGKNGDTWGFDDAVGGWTFTDLENLDVSQPFPPELDTVAEILLNYSWPIDQAYWFFGYRTSESPNLQPIFHQNVLARLKTVFQIVSDYAEKNRTYPKTLADVERIFSSHGRKFSEITDPWGMPFQSEFVPVLGLDKWRIKSSGPDKKPGTDDDFLAGELGWSPFTKTGEVIDRVLRTYHQKTGEYIRDVETLRRELALEGINLSDLRDRWGHPLVCEFTIEEQWFCFYLKSAGEDGKLNPRSETHLPLDDFVVWESTISYFDDIRKVIDSVVRTSATMIEQAENKEVVFNQLLKTEGLDFDELRDPWGNAYQVKFEKRVPDEEEKRAAFEFGAPKLEFWTIKISSLGPDGPKETWDDFDLGLFSTLVSRENSAAGATVLSTGSGGVVIATVLDETDAVISGAKVELRSEWRGNIYTALTDGTGRVRFEDLAPGLYSATASADGFSSTRWVNISVQKSEIVFLKIYLEPGTEENAVAVTAGPRLKQTSPAEKVVKAKDPQPSRPLVQLSTPRLRKYFPETLLWEPLLETDQTGQVQLHFNLADNLTTWKINALASTMNGELVTGEAEITAFQPFFIEHDPPQVLTVGDELSLPVLLRNFLPDSQTMTVSLKPESWFELHGSSQKQVEVAANSNAKPVFSFRATQMVQHGPLQVTATNSHTGDAIEKSVTVLPDAQEQVQTVGKLADSTTTLELTAPEHPVPGTLKGEVKIYPNLIDHVFEGIDGIVQRPYGCAEQTISAAYANVLVLQYLKQTGALDSPTAEKARTLTQEGIDRLIAYRLENNAFAYWGSGDPNWSLTAYAVQFLSQASEFAAIDTYVLKQIQEALVKAQLPNGNWPMVYQWRNGTQDKQAAAQTACIVYSLVKAGVNTINQNAIAKGLAFVKPRIAASRDPYFLACYVLAASETGDMAGAQEVIPQLIQLAQRKGEKVYWEQSGPTLFYGWGTAGQIETTALVLQALVTISGANPPAEVESLINRGFQYLIETKDRYGVWYSTQASLNAWRALLVLARRETHTAQSNETPESAEVWVNGTLAKLVTWSASGKKPLSLTPDSRTLNPLSIDVSKWLIPGRNQIVLKRNQPGKILTLQAVVGSYVPWAVRSLAPAVTSPDVQIHVAFDKTEAMIGESVTCTVTAQRTGKNAYGMLLAEIGLPPGVDVDQASLETAVAKLGSWGNSFEVRPDQVILYLWPSSTGSSTLSFSFTPRFAMNAKAVRSILYDYYNPEAQTVIAPARFVIRER, translated from the coding sequence ATGCGTGTTGCGGTCTGGTGTGTTCTGTTCGGAGTGGTGTTGTGTTTGCTTCTGGCTGTTGACGTTGGAGTTATCCCATTCAGGGTTCAGGGTTCAGGGTTCAGGATTCAGGGAAATCCAGGCTATTCAACGAGCGGGCTTGCTGGTGAGGCAAGGCGTTTATTGCAAACTGGTGTTCCAGCCGCTGGTTCAATCCAGGTCAATGAATCGCTCATCCGTCTGATGCCTTTTGACACCCACGGTGAACTCAAATTCAGTGTAACCAATTCAACCGGGCGACCAGTACGGGTAACCATTGAATGTGAATTGCTTGACCCAGAGGATGCGGCCACACGGCGCGCCACAATCCAGACAATACTCGATCCCGGCGCACAAAGTATCCCGGTCAATCTGTCATTGGGAAAACTCTTCAATGGGAAGCCTGAATCCCTGTACCTGCATCGGGTTCGATATCGTGTCACACCAGAGCCAAAAACAGTGAATGCCGTGAGCGGTGTCGTTGCGGTTTCAGAAATCACGCCAGATTGTTTTCAGTTGCGGGTGGCAACACCGGAAAGGCTCACATCTCCTGGAGCATACAAAGTGCTGGTTATGGCATTTCACCCGATCACTGGAAAACCAGTGAGTGACGTGCAGCTTGTTGCCACCATCAAGATTACCAATCAGGCACAACCAGCTACTTTTTCCGTGCCGGGAACGACCGACATCAGCGGTACCGCACAACTGGATTTCACCTTTCCCCAGATTCATCCAGACGAGTCTGCCACGATTGAGGTTACTGGTACCAAACAGACTTTTTCTGAATCTGCACGTTCAGAACTTAAGGTGGATAGGGTTGCCAGAATCTGGCTGCATACTGACAAAGTGATGTACCAGCCAGGGCAAACCCTGCACATGCGGGCACTGGTTGCCGAAGAAACCGGACCACCAGTTTCAGAAATCACAGTTGAGTTTGAGATCAAAGACCCTGAATCCACCACCATCTTTCACAAAGAAGTCACAGCTTCACGATTTGGTGTGGCGGTTGCTGACTGGACGATTCCTGAAAACCAGCGCCTGGGAGATTTTGAAATCAATGCCCAGCTCCAGAGTTCTGGGCCTCGTGGTTCGGCAATAAAACTGGTCAAAGTCAGTCGGTATGAGATTCCGACATTTCGGGTACAGGCGGAAACAGATCGGACTTTCTATCTACCGGGGCAGGTGGCGGTGGTTGACATCAAGGCTGATTATCTTTTCGGGCAGCCAGTGAAGAATGCGCTGGTGCGAGTCGTCAGGGAAATTGAACGGGAATGGAATTTCCGCGAGCAAAAGTATGATGTGCAAGAAGGAGAGACCTTTACCAGTCGAACCGATGCTCAAGGGCATTCCCAAACCACTCTGGATTTGTCAGGAACCTGGGAGTACCTGAAAGCCGAAAAAGGTGACCCGGATTTTGGGGATATTTCTTATTCGGTGTATGCCACAGACCCGATCACAGGGCGCACCGAGCACTGTCAGTTTGATGTGCGGGTTTCCAAAGAGCCAATCCACGTGTATGTCTTTGATCGGCGTGACTTTCAAAGTCGTGGCGGACCATATGAACTCTACATCACGACCAGTACACCAGATGGCCTTCCGACTGAATGTGAAGTCGAGGTGTATCAACAACAACTCGAACCAGATGCCGGTGAAGCCGGAACAACGTCTGTCAAAAGTGAACTGGTTGGCACATTGAGCACGAGTCGCTATGGAGTTTTGAAAGTCAGCATCCCTTCTTCAACTTATGAGAACATCGAGGTGACTTTTGAGATTGTGGCGCGTGACCGATCAGGAAACACAGTCAAAACCACTCATACCATCTGGCTGTATGAACCTGAAACGGGCATCCAGGTCAGACCGGAAAAAACGCTGTATTGCCCAGGCGAAACAATCAAAGCCGATCTGGTTGCCTCACAAAAATCGAGTGGTTGGGGATTGGCCGTGGTGGCTCAGAAGTCGAAGGTTGTTGCCTCCAAAAACATCTGGTTTGAGCAGGGGAAAGCCACCATTGAATTTTCCTATCAGCCTGATTTTGCTGGCCTTCTGAGTTTGTTTGCCCTGTTTCCGTCTGGAAAGCTCAATCAAGAAGAAGTGATTGGACAAACTGCACTGTTCTTCCCAACAAAACACACTCTGGCGCTCACGGTAAAACCTGGAGAACTGGTTTGTAAGCCTGGAGCAAAAAACACTCTTGACCTGAAGGTGTCTACCAAAGACGGAAAGCCAGTTGAAAGCACCCTGGGTGTCGCTATTTACGACAAAGCAATTGAAGGCCGAATCCCGACCGGTTGGAGATATGGCACCTGGAACGGTGCCTTTGGCAAAAATGGAGATACCTGGGGATTTGATGATGCTGTTGGTGGTTGGACGTTCACGGATCTGGAAAACCTCGATGTCTCACAACCATTTCCACCTGAACTGGATACAGTGGCCGAAATTCTGCTCAATTATTCGTGGCCGATTGATCAGGCATACTGGTTTTTTGGGTATCGAACCTCTGAATCACCCAACCTGCAACCCATTTTTCACCAAAATGTACTTGCCAGGCTGAAGACCGTTTTTCAGATTGTTTCTGACTATGCTGAAAAAAACCGCACCTACCCCAAAACTTTAGCCGATGTCGAACGCATTTTTTCATCCCACGGCAGGAAATTCAGCGAAATCACCGATCCCTGGGGAATGCCCTTTCAATCGGAATTTGTCCCGGTTTTGGGCCTTGATAAATGGCGAATCAAAAGCAGTGGGCCAGATAAAAAACCAGGGACAGATGATGATTTTCTTGCCGGGGAGCTTGGTTGGTCGCCATTTACAAAAACTGGGGAAGTGATTGACCGGGTGTTGCGGACCTACCATCAAAAAACCGGAGAATACATCCGCGATGTTGAAACGCTCCGTCGTGAACTTGCCCTGGAAGGAATCAATCTGTCTGATCTCCGTGACCGATGGGGCCATCCGCTGGTGTGCGAATTCACCATTGAAGAACAATGGTTTTGTTTCTATCTGAAAAGTGCGGGCGAAGATGGCAAATTGAATCCGCGAAGCGAAACCCATCTCCCGCTGGATGATTTTGTCGTGTGGGAATCCACGATCAGCTACTTTGATGATATCCGCAAAGTCATTGATTCGGTGGTGCGCACATCGGCAACAATGATTGAACAGGCTGAAAACAAAGAAGTTGTGTTCAACCAACTGCTGAAAACTGAAGGACTTGATTTTGATGAACTGCGTGATCCGTGGGGAAATGCCTATCAGGTGAAATTTGAAAAACGAGTTCCTGATGAAGAAGAGAAAAGGGCTGCATTCGAGTTTGGGGCCCCAAAGCTGGAATTTTGGACCATCAAAATCTCCAGTTTGGGACCAGATGGACCAAAAGAAACCTGGGATGATTTCGATCTTGGTCTGTTTTCGACCCTGGTCAGTCGAGAGAACTCGGCAGCAGGGGCAACGGTGCTTTCAACCGGAAGCGGTGGGGTTGTGATAGCAACTGTTTTAGATGAAACGGATGCGGTCATATCAGGGGCAAAAGTTGAGTTGCGAAGTGAATGGCGCGGCAATATCTATACGGCGCTCACCGATGGAACCGGCAGGGTTAGATTTGAAGATCTGGCACCTGGTCTGTATTCAGCAACTGCATCGGCAGATGGGTTTAGCAGTACAAGATGGGTGAATATTTCGGTCCAAAAATCTGAGATTGTTTTCCTTAAAATATACCTCGAACCAGGGACAGAGGAGAATGCGGTGGCCGTTACCGCCGGGCCACGTCTGAAACAAACTTCACCAGCCGAGAAGGTTGTCAAAGCTAAAGACCCACAACCGTCACGACCGCTCGTCCAACTTTCGACGCCCCGGCTGCGCAAATATTTCCCGGAAACTTTGCTCTGGGAACCGCTGCTTGAGACCGACCAAACCGGACAGGTACAGCTTCACTTCAATCTGGCTGACAATTTAACCACCTGGAAAATCAACGCGCTGGCTTCGACGATGAATGGCGAACTTGTGACTGGAGAAGCCGAAATCACTGCCTTTCAGCCCTTTTTCATCGAACACGATCCGCCACAGGTTTTGACAGTTGGCGATGAACTTTCGCTTCCGGTGCTGTTGCGTAATTTTTTGCCGGATTCGCAAACGATGACGGTTTCACTCAAACCCGAAAGCTGGTTTGAATTACACGGCTCTTCGCAAAAACAGGTGGAAGTCGCTGCCAATAGCAACGCAAAGCCGGTTTTTTCATTTCGGGCGACTCAGATGGTACAACACGGCCCATTGCAGGTGACAGCGACGAATTCACACACCGGAGACGCTATCGAAAAGTCCGTGACCGTTCTTCCCGATGCCCAGGAACAGGTCCAAACGGTTGGGAAACTGGCTGACAGTACAACCACTCTTGAGCTGACGGCGCCGGAACATCCAGTTCCTGGCACCTTGAAGGGGGAAGTCAAAATCTATCCTAATTTGATAGATCACGTGTTTGAAGGTATTGACGGCATTGTGCAGCGTCCGTATGGCTGTGCCGAACAAACAATTTCTGCTGCCTATGCCAATGTACTGGTCCTGCAATACCTGAAGCAAACCGGAGCACTCGACTCACCCACTGCGGAAAAAGCCCGAACGCTTACCCAGGAAGGCATCGACCGGCTGATTGCGTATCGCCTTGAAAACAATGCCTTTGCCTACTGGGGAAGCGGTGATCCCAACTGGTCGTTGACGGCGTATGCCGTCCAGTTTCTCAGTCAGGCCAGTGAGTTTGCGGCAATTGATACTTATGTTCTGAAACAAATCCAGGAAGCACTGGTCAAGGCGCAATTGCCGAACGGAAACTGGCCGATGGTCTATCAGTGGCGAAACGGAACACAGGACAAACAGGCTGCTGCTCAGACTGCCTGCATTGTGTATTCACTGGTCAAAGCTGGGGTCAACACGATCAATCAGAACGCCATCGCCAAAGGACTGGCTTTTGTAAAACCTCGAATTGCAGCGAGCCGTGATCCGTACTTTCTGGCGTGTTATGTTCTGGCTGCATCTGAAACTGGAGACATGGCTGGCGCCCAGGAAGTTATCCCACAATTGATACAACTGGCTCAGAGAAAAGGCGAAAAAGTCTACTGGGAGCAATCCGGTCCAACCTTGTTTTATGGCTGGGGAACTGCCGGGCAAATCGAAACCACCGCGCTCGTTTTGCAAGCCCTGGTGACGATTTCGGGAGCCAACCCACCTGCCGAAGTTGAGTCACTCATCAATCGTGGCTTTCAGTATCTGATTGAAACCAAAGATCGTTACGGCGTGTGGTATTCAACGCAGGCTTCGCTCAACGCCTGGCGAGCATTGCTGGTGCTGGCCAGGCGCGAAACACACACCGCTCAATCAAACGAAACACCAGAATCGGCTGAAGTGTGGGTCAACGGCACACTGGCCAAACTGGTCACCTGGTCAGCCAGTGGAAAAAAACCGCTTTCCCTGACCCCTGACTCCCGAACTCTAAATCCTCTCTCTATTGATGTTTCAAAGTGGTTGATTCCAGGACGGAACCAGATTGTGCTCAAACGGAATCAGCCGGGGAAAATTCTCACGCTGCAGGCGGTGGTTGGTTCATACGTGCCCTGGGCTGTCCGTTCGCTGGCGCCCGCCGTGACATCGCCGGACGTGCAGATTCATGTGGCATTCGACAAAACCGAAGCCATGATTGGCGAATCAGTGACCTGCACGGTGACGGCTCAACGAACCGGGAAGAACGCTTACGGGATGTTGCTGGCGGAAATCGGACTCCCACCGGGCGTTGACGTTGATCAGGCTTCACTGGAAACAGCCGTCGCAAAGCTTGGAAGCTGGGGAAATTCGTTCGAAGTACGTCCTGACCAGGTGATTCTGTACCTCTGGCCGTCTTCAACGGGAAGTAGCACTTTGAGTTTTTCGTTCACTCCACGCTTTGCAATGAACGCCAAAGCGGTGCGGTCAATTTTGTATGACTACTACAACCCGGAAGCCCAGACCGTGATTGCTCCGGCCCGGTTTGTGATTCGGGAGCGGTGA
- a CDS encoding Rpn family recombination-promoting nuclease/putative transposase: protein MQTDNLCKYLAEKYPLDFAEWVLGQRPTEAEILKTELSIEPIRADFVVFLKVDGCILHLEFQTVGESKPPVPLRMLDYFVRLYRKYGLPVVQVVVILTETAAGRSLPNEFRVGDTVHRYHVIRMWEQPPELFLNHPALLPLAVFSRTTNPNELLTQVGESIETIAKPVERRDILTCTQILAGLRFDQNLIRAILRERHMRESVIYQEILEEGRQEGRQEGRQEGRQEGRQEGRQEGQQEGLRQGEAKIVLRQLSRRLGLFSADLKQRIESLPVARLEELGDALLDFHEVKDLETWLAQEGGASESSTES from the coding sequence ATCCAGACTGACAATCTGTGCAAATACCTGGCTGAGAAATACCCATTGGATTTTGCTGAGTGGGTGCTGGGTCAGCGGCCAACGGAGGCTGAAATCCTGAAAACCGAGTTGAGCATTGAACCGATTCGGGCGGATTTTGTGGTGTTTCTAAAGGTGGATGGGTGCATTCTGCACCTGGAGTTTCAAACAGTCGGTGAAAGTAAACCACCTGTGCCACTCCGAATGCTGGATTATTTTGTGCGACTATATCGGAAGTATGGGTTGCCCGTGGTGCAGGTGGTGGTGATTTTGACGGAAACAGCGGCGGGAAGATCATTACCGAATGAATTTCGAGTGGGAGACACAGTGCATCGGTATCACGTGATCCGAATGTGGGAACAGCCGCCGGAATTGTTTTTGAACCATCCAGCATTGTTGCCGCTGGCGGTGTTTTCACGGACGACGAATCCGAACGAGTTGTTGACCCAGGTGGGAGAAAGCATTGAAACGATTGCGAAACCGGTTGAACGGCGCGATATTTTGACGTGTACGCAAATCCTGGCAGGATTGCGATTTGACCAGAATTTGATCCGAGCAATTTTAAGGGAGAGACATATGCGGGAATCAGTGATTTACCAGGAGATTTTAGAAGAAGGTCGGCAGGAAGGTCGGCAGGAAGGTCGGCAGGAAGGTCGGCAGGAAGGTCGGCAGGAAGGTCGGCAAGAGGGGCAGCAGGAAGGACTCCGGCAAGGTGAAGCCAAAATCGTGTTACGGCAATTGTCACGGCGACTGGGCCTGTTTTCGGCTGACCTGAAACAACGAATTGAATCATTGCCGGTTGCCCGACTGGAAGAGCTTGGGGATGCGCTGCTTGATTTTCACGAGGTCAAGGACCTGGAAACCTGGCTGGCTCAAGAAGGTGGAGCATCAGAATCTTCAACCGAATCATAG
- a CDS encoding SUMF1/EgtB/PvdO family nonheme iron enzyme yields MLAPGLVLQDRYRIVRQLGKGGMGAVYEAQHVKLGHTVAVKETFFSEDHLTKAFEREARLLAGLSHPALPKVSDYFSQDNGHFLVMEFIPGKDLSAYLAEHGTALPVQQVLHWADHLLDALEYLHNQQPPVIHRDIKPANLKVTAEGRIFLLDFGLAKGLITQMSQVSGSSGASVQAYTPGYAPVEQMQGSGTDARSDVFSLSATLYHLLTGAPPVDALTRAMKVAKRLPDPLPLASEINWMIPVSVARVLQQALDLDEDLRPTTAADFRRMLRQAGTASIEQPGTVPVAGSATSPGASFHNDLTRQASQNLSWSESETVVDPNKSAPPPVAPAQSFQTRPMPQPAAHPTLPPTVQIPSPPASDMAAPKSRKWMVPVLALVVLVLVIGAIGAGLRLGVQKKTASSSSAPQPQKTTKQVPAKKTEDPSVPVVSLLSATFKNDIGMEFVLISPGSFVMGSPESEADRDPDEGPQHKVTISQPFYLGKYEVTQSEWQAVMEDNPSDFTGDRLPVENVSWDDCQEFLKWLNDRKDGYTYRLPSEAEWEYACRAGTKTPFSFGEKVTMKQVNYSGNFPYGDDPEVDGQGKTTTVGSYPANAWGLYDMHGNVREWCQDWLQENYNGAPTDGSVWKSGLDTQYRVLRGGAWNVNAKDCRSAVRSGNSPEMVDNSYGLRIVAEKVEKN; encoded by the coding sequence ATGCTTGCACCTGGACTTGTTTTACAGGATCGCTATCGGATTGTGCGTCAGTTAGGGAAAGGCGGAATGGGCGCCGTGTACGAGGCTCAACACGTCAAACTCGGCCACACCGTAGCGGTCAAAGAAACCTTTTTTTCCGAAGACCACCTGACCAAAGCGTTTGAACGCGAAGCCCGGTTGCTCGCCGGGTTGAGCCATCCGGCATTGCCCAAAGTCAGTGATTACTTTAGCCAGGATAACGGTCACTTTCTGGTCATGGAGTTTATTCCCGGCAAGGATCTGAGCGCGTATCTGGCCGAACACGGCACGGCGTTACCGGTTCAACAGGTGTTGCACTGGGCTGATCATTTGCTCGACGCGCTGGAGTATCTCCATAACCAGCAACCGCCGGTGATTCATCGAGATATCAAACCCGCCAATTTAAAAGTAACTGCAGAAGGGCGGATTTTTCTGCTGGATTTTGGTCTGGCAAAAGGGCTCATCACCCAGATGTCACAGGTTTCTGGGTCAAGCGGGGCCAGCGTTCAGGCATATACCCCTGGCTATGCACCGGTTGAACAAATGCAGGGCAGCGGCACCGATGCCCGGAGCGATGTGTTTTCACTGAGCGCGACCCTGTATCACCTCCTGACCGGGGCCCCGCCGGTGGATGCGCTGACTCGTGCCATGAAGGTTGCCAAACGGCTGCCTGATCCTCTTCCGCTGGCCAGTGAGATCAACTGGATGATTCCGGTGTCGGTTGCCAGAGTATTGCAACAGGCCCTTGATCTGGATGAAGACCTGCGTCCGACGACAGCGGCAGATTTTCGGCGGATGTTGCGCCAGGCAGGTACCGCGAGCATCGAACAACCCGGAACCGTTCCAGTCGCAGGTAGTGCGACCAGTCCAGGGGCTTCATTTCACAATGATCTGACCCGACAGGCATCTCAAAATCTGAGCTGGAGCGAATCGGAAACTGTGGTTGACCCCAACAAATCAGCTCCGCCGCCGGTTGCTCCGGCCCAGAGTTTCCAGACACGTCCCATGCCACAGCCGGCAGCTCATCCGACGCTACCACCGACGGTCCAGATACCATCACCCCCGGCATCGGACATGGCCGCTCCAAAATCGAGAAAATGGATGGTTCCCGTGCTGGCGCTGGTCGTGCTGGTTCTGGTTATTGGCGCGATTGGGGCCGGGTTGAGGTTGGGCGTTCAAAAGAAAACAGCGTCGTCGTCATCTGCCCCCCAGCCTCAGAAGACAACCAAACAGGTACCCGCCAAAAAGACTGAGGACCCGTCTGTTCCAGTGGTTTCGCTCCTGAGCGCGACCTTCAAAAACGACATTGGCATGGAGTTTGTCCTGATTTCACCTGGCAGCTTTGTGATGGGCTCACCCGAAAGCGAAGCCGACCGCGACCCTGACGAAGGCCCACAACACAAAGTGACGATTTCCCAGCCGTTTTATCTGGGAAAATATGAAGTGACGCAGAGCGAGTGGCAGGCCGTGATGGAAGACAACCCTTCAGACTTCACCGGTGATCGGCTGCCAGTGGAGAATGTTTCGTGGGATGACTGCCAGGAATTCTTGAAATGGCTCAATGATCGCAAAGATGGCTACACCTATCGGTTACCAAGCGAGGCCGAGTGGGAATATGCCTGTCGTGCTGGAACCAAAACACCATTTTCGTTTGGCGAAAAGGTGACGATGAAGCAGGTAAATTATAGTGGGAACTTCCCTTACGGTGATGATCCAGAAGTAGATGGCCAGGGAAAAACCACCACGGTGGGGAGCTATCCAGCGAACGCCTGGGGGTTGTACGACATGCACGGCAACGTTCGGGAATGGTGCCAGGACTGGCTTCAGGAGAATTATAACGGTGCCCCGACCGATGGAAGTGTTTGGAAGTCAGGGCTGGATACCCAATATCGTGTGCTGCGAGGCGGTGCCTGGAATGTGAATGCCAAAGATTGCCGCTCAGCCGTCCGGAGCGGAAACTCACCTGAGATGGTTGATAATTCCTACGGATTGCGCATTGTGGCTGAAAAAGTCGAGAAGAATTGA
- a CDS encoding Rpn family recombination-promoting nuclease/putative transposase: MQTDNLCKYLAEKYPLDFAEWVLGQRPTEAEILKTELSIEPIRADFVVFLKVDGCILHLEFQTVGESKPPVPLRMLDYFVRLYRKYGLPVVQVVVILTETAAGRSLPNEFRVGDTVHRYHVIRMWEQPPELFLNHPALLPLAVFSRTTNPNELLTQVGESIETIAKPVERRDILTCTQILAGLRFDQNLIRAILRERHMRESVIYQEILEEGRQEGRQEGRQEGEAKIVLRQLSRRLGLFSADLKQRIESLPVARLEELGDALLDFHEVKDLETWLAQESGTSAPPTES; this comes from the coding sequence ATCCAGACTGACAATTTGTGCAAATACCTGGCTGAGAAATACCCATTGGATTTTGCTGAGTGGGTGCTGGGTCAGCGGCCAACGGAGGCTGAAATCCTGAAAACCGAGCTGAGCATTGAACCGATTCGGGCAGATTTTGTGGTGTTTCTGAAGGTGGACGGCTGCATTCTGCACCTGGAGTTTCAAACAGTCGGTGAAAGTAAACCACCTGTGCCACTCCGAATGCTGGATTATTTTGTGCGACTATATCGGAAGTATGGGTTGCCCGTGGTGCAGGTAGTGGTGATTTTGACGGAAACAGCGGCGGGAAGATCATTACCGAATGAATTTCGAGTAGGAGACACAGTGCATCGGTATCACGTGATCCGAATGTGGGAACAGCCGCCGGAATTGTTTTTGAACCATCCAGCATTGTTGCCGCTGGCGGTGTTTTCACGGACGACCAATCCGAACGAGTTGTTGACCCAGGTGGGAGAAAGCATTGAAACGATTGCGAAACCGGTTGAACGGCGCGATATTTTGACGTGTACGCAAATCCTGGCGGGATTGCGATTTGACCAAAACTTAATCCGAGCAATATTGAGGGAGCGACATATGCGGGAATCAGTGATTTACCAGGAAATTCTGGAAGAAGGCCGCCAAGAGGGTCGGCAGGAAGGTCGGCAAGAAGGTGAAGCCAAAATCGTGTTGCGACAATTGTCGCGGCGACTGGGCCTGTTTTCGGCTGACCTGAAACAACGGATCGAATCATTGCCGGTCGCCCGGTTGGAGGAGCTTGGAGATGCCTTGCTTGATTTTCACGAGGTCAAGGACCTGGAAACCTGGCTGGCTCAAGAATCTGGAACATCAGCACCTCCAACCGAATCATAG